Below is a window of Sulfitobacter sp. BSw21498 DNA.
TCCCTTCATTGCCCTGATCACCTTTCTGCTGGCGATCGGCTTTGCCGTATCGCCTTTTTTCGTGTCCGGCTTTAACGGCTTTTCGCCGGATCAATTCCCGATCCCCCAAGACAACCCGCCGGTGCAGCCTGCGGGCTATGCGTTTTCGATCTGGGGGCTAATCTATGTCTGGCTGATCGTCGGCATGGGCTGGGGCCTGTGGAAGCGGCGCGATGACTATCTCTGGCACGACATGCGCCTGCCGCTGGCTCTGTCGCTGTTTGTGGGGTGTTTCTGGCTGGCGGTCGCGGTGGCAAGCCCCATCTGGGCGTCGGTGCTGATCTGGGTGATGCTGGTTTCCGCGCTTTACGCGCTGTTTCGATCCCCACGCGAGGATCGCGGCTTTGCAGCCCTGCCTGTGGGTCTATATGCCGGCTGGCTGAGTGCGGCATCCTGCGTGTCGCTGGGACTTCTTGCGGCAGGCTATGGCTGGATGAGCGGCCCGACCGCGGGGCTGGTGTTTGTCGGGTTAGCAATTGTGATCGCGGCGGGGGTGCAATCTTCGCTGATGCGTGCGCCGACTTATGGCATCGCCGTGATTTGGGCGCTGGTCGCAGTGGTCGTGGCGAATATGGCGACAGCACCATCAGTCGCTGCACTGGCAGCGGGGGGCGCGATTGCGCTGATTCTGCCGACCTATCGGTCATGGCGACGCGGTTAAGCAGCGTCTAGAACGCAAAAAACCGTCGCTTGGGATAAGCGCCGGTTCTTTTGTTTTAATCTCTCGAAAACCCTACCGGTCCTTGCGATGTCCGTCGGTATGTTTGCGCAACTTCGACGGCTTGGCCTTCTTGCGCCCTTTATAGGGGTTGGCATCCGACTGGCCGCGCATCCACAGACGGATGGGCGTGCCCGGCATGTCAAAGTCGATCCGTAACCCGTTGACAAGATAGCGATTATAGCTTTCTGGCACTTTATCGGGGTGGCTACACATGACCACAAACCCCGGTGGACGGGTCTTGGCTTGGGTCATATAGCGCAGCTTGATGCGTTTGCCTTGGGGCGCGGGGGGCGGGTGCGCCTCCATCATGCCCGCCAGCCAGCGGTTCAGCTGCGCGGTGGTGATACGGCGGTTCCAGACGTCATAGGCGCGCATGATCGCTTGCTGCAAGCGGTCCAACCCCCGGCCGGTTTTGGCCGAGACAGTCACCAACGGTGCGCCTTTTAACTGCGGCAACAGACGTTCGAAGCTTTCGCGCAGGTCTTTCAACTTGCCTTGCTTGTCCGTCTCGAGATCCCATTTGTTGACCGCTATCACCACAGCGCGGCCCTCGCGTTCGGCAAGGTCTGCAATACGCAAATCTTGCTGTTCAAACGGAATATCGGCATCGAGCAGAACAACCACCACTTCGGCAAATTTGACGGCACGCAGACCATCGCTCACGCTCAGCTTTTCCAGCTTTTCCTGAATTTTCGCTTTTTTACGCATACCGGCGGTATCAAAAATCCGCATCGGGACGCCGTCCCAGACGGTGCGTAGAGATATCGCATCGCGGGTAATCCCTGCTTCGGGGCCAGTCAGCAAGCGATCTTCGCCCATGATCTGGTTAATCAAAGTCGATTTGCCGGCGTTCGGGCGCCCGACGACGGCAACCTGAAGGGGTTTTGTGTCAGTCGGTACGGGCATTGGCGCGTCTTCGTCACCCAGCTCGGCTTCTTCTTCGGTCAGATCCACGTCAGTTTCGGGCGCATCGGTCTGTGCGCGCTCTGCAAAACTGTCCGCGATCGGCATCAGATGGGTGTAGAGATCGTTCAACCCTTCGCCGTGTTCGGCAGACATACGAATGGGTTCGCCCAGCCCAAGGCTATACGCCTCGATCACACCGGCGTCGGCGGCTCTGCCCTCGGCCTTATTGGCAGCAAGAATGACATGCGCAGATTTCTTACGCAGGATGTCGGCGAAGACCAGATCGGACGGCGTGACCCCAACGCGGGCGTCGATCATGAACAGGCAGACATCTGCCATATCGACAGCGCGTTCGGTCAGACGGCGCATGCGCCCCTGCAAGCTGTCGTCGGTGACTTCTTCAAGTCCGGCGGTGTCTACAATTGTGAATCGCAGGTCAGCAAGCCGCGCAGCACCTTCGCGCAGATCGCGCGTCACACCGGGCTGATCATCGACCAACGCCAGTTTTTTACCGACAAGACGGTTGAACAGCGTGGATTTCCCAACGTTGGGACGGCCCACAATGGCGAGGGTGAAGGACATGGAACGGCTCCGAAGACTAGATCAAGCCTGCCGCTTAGCCTATTTGCAGCCTAACGGAAAGCGTGCAATTGCCCTTTCGCGGATACGACGTACAGAACGCCCCCAGCAACGACCGGTGCAGTGGTCGCGCCACCGGGAATATCGGCCTGTGCGACCAGTGCCCCGTTGGTCGGATCAAAGCTGCGCAGCTTGCCATCGCTTGACGCCACGATCACGCGGCCACCGGCGATGATGGGACCGTAATTGCCGAAAACCTCGGACTGGCGCTTGGGCTTGTCCTTGACGAAATTCGGCAGCGGCGTGCCCCAGATGCGCGTGCCCGTGCTGGCATCCAGACGCACCAGTTCATTCAGGTCCGTCACCACGAAAACGCTATCGCCTGCGGGCCACACAGGGCCGATCGCCCCTTCGCGTGCGGTCCACTGACGGTCGCCACCACCAAGGCTCAGCGCGGCCAGACGGCCCGACTGGTTGCCGACGTAAACGGTATCACCGGAAATCACCGGTGCGCTGGTCACGTCAGAGACATTGGCCAACGCGCGACCGGGGCGCTTGCCCACGACAGATGTGCTCCAGCGGTCAAGGCCGCCTTGACGGAACAGCCCCTGCACCTCGCCCGAGCCGAAGGCCAGAACCGCAATCTGCGATCCGATGGCCGGGGCCGGTGCACCAAGCACGTTGCTGATGCTGGCGGTCGACCCGGTTTGCCATTGCACGCGGCCATCGGATTTGTTCAGCGCCCAGCCGGTGTCATCACCGGAGGTAAAGTAAACCATATCGCCAAAGACCGTGGGTGCACCCGATCCGGTGCCATCGATGTCTTGCGTCCAGCGCGTGCCGCCGCTGTCCACGTCCAGCGCGGTGACCGATCCAAAGCCGAGCGATATATAAACCGTGTTACCATCCACCGCCAAGCCACCGCCCGTTGCATCGCCCTGGCCGTCGTTTTGCGGCGTCAGATCGCGGGTCCAGAGCGTCGCGCCGGACGCCGAAGTCGCGGTAACTGTCGCACCGGAATCAAGGGTAAAAACGCGCCCGCCTGACACCACAGGCGTCGCGGTGATGCGTTGCTTGCGGCTGTCGCCATTGCCGATGGCGGCCGACCACGCCAACCGCGGCGCCGCACCAAGTGCGGGGTGGCTTGCGCGCGTGCTGGGGGTGCCAGAGCTTTGCGACCAGCTCGCGTTGGCCGTTGCGGCAGGCAAAGAGATCGCACGCGTTGTGTTGGCAGGCACCGGCAGATCCGCGGGTGCGGTGAACCCGTCGTTGCCTTGAAGCACAGACCGCACATCCTGACGCACGCCGGGCAAGATCACCTCTGGTTCGGCGCAGGCCGACAACAGCAGCGATGCCACCACCGCCCCCATCCCAAGAGAGGCACGGCGCGTCGACGTGGGTTTCGTGAAGATGCTGTGGAGAATGGTCATGGCCCTGCTCGCTTTGCTCTTAAAGTCCGTGTCACCTGAATGGATCAGGCAGGATTAGTTACTGTCTGCATCCAGCGCCGGCACGGTATCCGTTTGCGGCGCGGGGGCTGCGGCACCCATTTGCGGTTCCCCCCCCAAGGCGACAATCACCTGAAGGGCGCGTTGTTGCAAGTCCGAGGTCACATCGGCGTCGTTCAGGATACCCTGATAGCGTTCAATGGCCGCCTCGGGCGCGTTTTCTTCGATGTCGATCATCGCGAGCTGCTCTTGCGCGAGCAACCGCAGGCTGCTGCCCGGCTGCGCCAGATTTTCCAACGCCAGACGGCGTTCATTGGCGGGCATATCCGATCCTTGCAGGGTAATCGCCTTGAACTGGGCGATTTCGCGGTAGATCGCGGGCACATCCGCGTCCAGTCCGATGCCGTTCAATGTGGCAACCGCTGCGTCGGTCTCGCCCGCTTCGGCCTGCTCTGCCGCTTGCAGCATCCCCAGCAGAACACCGGCACGCGGGTGCGTCGCTTCGATGTTTTCGAACGCGGCGGCGCGGGCCGCGGTATTTTCGGCAGACAGCGCGGCAAATATCGCATCGCCAAGGGTTTCTGCCTCGGCGCGGGTCTGTGCCTTGTTGTATTCGTTCCACGCCGCCCCGCCGACCAGCAGGACCACGGCAAGGATCGCGATCCAGCCATATCGCTTGAGCATAAAGTAGAACCGGTCGCGGCGGACCTCGTCGTTAACTTCGTCGATGAAACTGTCTGTATCGCTCATGTGGTACCCGTCCCGCCTGATTTAACGCCCCTCTTAACCTGCGGGTGCAGGGCTGCCAAGGGCTTGGCTGCACAGCATTGATACACACCTCTGTCGACAAGGCCGCTTTGCCGAAGTTTTTTGGACCGTGAGCTATGCAGAACAGTTATTTTCACTTAATCCCTTGGCCCTATAGCATACGACATACTGCGGTGCCGCAAAGCCCGCGTTCTACTGAACCGAGGCCCGAATGCGTATCTTCCCCCTTCTTGCGGCACTCGCTGTTTCCGCCGTGATGTATATGGCGATTTTCGAACGCGACGCCCTGATGGGGCTGACGCAAGGGACCACGCTGACGCCCGCAGCTGAAACCGGCGCGCCTGATACCGCCGGCCCGTCGGATGTAGCGGATCCTGACCGCGTCAAAGTCATGGTGCTACGCAGTGCCGCGGCCCCGCTGGCGTCTGCGGTCATTGTGCGCGGCCAGACCACCGCCGCGCGGCAGGTGGCGGTCAAGGCGGAAACCTCTGCGGTTGTGATCTCGACGCCGCTGCGCAAAGGGGCCACGGTACGTGCAGGCGATGTGCTGTGCGAACTGGACCCCGGCCCCCGCGGTGCCCAGCTCAAAGAGGCGCAGGCCCGTCGCGAAGAGGCCCGGTCGCGCGTTCCCGAAGCGCAGGCCAGCGTGGCCGAGGCGCAGGCACGGCTGGAGGAAACCCTGATCAAGCTCAACGCCGCGCAAAAGCTGGGCCAAGGCGGGTTTTCATCGCAGACCACACTTGCCACAGCCGAAGCGACCGCTGCTGCCGCCCGCGCCTCTGTCAGCTCGGCCAAGGCGGGGCTGAACGCCGCCCGTGCGGGCATCGATGCTGCAGATGCCGCCGTTGCCAGCACCCAAGCCGAGATTGACCGCCTGACCCTCACAGCCCCCTTCGAAGGGCTATTGGAAAGCGACACTGCCGAACTCGGGAGCCTGCTGCAAACCGGATCGCTTTGTGCACAGGTGATCCAGCTCGATCCGATCAAACTGGTGGGCTTTGTCCCCGAAACCGAAATCGAC
It encodes the following:
- a CDS encoding tryptophan-rich sensory protein; this encodes MSRPFIALITFLLAIGFAVSPFFVSGFNGFSPDQFPIPQDNPPVQPAGYAFSIWGLIYVWLIVGMGWGLWKRRDDYLWHDMRLPLALSLFVGCFWLAVAVASPIWASVLIWVMLVSALYALFRSPREDRGFAALPVGLYAGWLSAASCVSLGLLAAGYGWMSGPTAGLVFVGLAIVIAAGVQSSLMRAPTYGIAVIWALVAVVVANMATAPSVAALAAGGAIALILPTYRSWRRG
- the der gene encoding ribosome biogenesis GTPase Der, whose protein sequence is MSFTLAIVGRPNVGKSTLFNRLVGKKLALVDDQPGVTRDLREGAARLADLRFTIVDTAGLEEVTDDSLQGRMRRLTERAVDMADVCLFMIDARVGVTPSDLVFADILRKKSAHVILAANKAEGRAADAGVIEAYSLGLGEPIRMSAEHGEGLNDLYTHLMPIADSFAERAQTDAPETDVDLTEEEAELGDEDAPMPVPTDTKPLQVAVVGRPNAGKSTLINQIMGEDRLLTGPEAGITRDAISLRTVWDGVPMRIFDTAGMRKKAKIQEKLEKLSVSDGLRAVKFAEVVVVLLDADIPFEQQDLRIADLAEREGRAVVIAVNKWDLETDKQGKLKDLRESFERLLPQLKGAPLVTVSAKTGRGLDRLQQAIMRAYDVWNRRITTAQLNRWLAGMMEAHPPPAPQGKRIKLRYMTQAKTRPPGFVVMCSHPDKVPESYNRYLVNGLRIDFDMPGTPIRLWMRGQSDANPYKGRKKAKPSKLRKHTDGHRKDR
- a CDS encoding PQQ-like beta-propeller repeat protein, which gives rise to MTILHSIFTKPTSTRRASLGMGAVVASLLLSACAEPEVILPGVRQDVRSVLQGNDGFTAPADLPVPANTTRAISLPAATANASWSQSSGTPSTRASHPALGAAPRLAWSAAIGNGDSRKQRITATPVVSGGRVFTLDSGATVTATSASGATLWTRDLTPQNDGQGDATGGGLAVDGNTVYISLGFGSVTALDVDSGGTRWTQDIDGTGSGAPTVFGDMVYFTSGDDTGWALNKSDGRVQWQTGSTASISNVLGAPAPAIGSQIAVLAFGSGEVQGLFRQGGLDRWSTSVVGKRPGRALANVSDVTSAPVISGDTVYVGNQSGRLAALSLGGGDRQWTAREGAIGPVWPAGDSVFVVTDLNELVRLDASTGTRIWGTPLPNFVKDKPKRQSEVFGNYGPIIAGGRVIVASSDGKLRSFDPTNGALVAQADIPGGATTAPVVAGGVLYVVSAKGQLHAFR
- a CDS encoding efflux RND transporter periplasmic adaptor subunit — translated: MRIFPLLAALAVSAVMYMAIFERDALMGLTQGTTLTPAAETGAPDTAGPSDVADPDRVKVMVLRSAAAPLASAVIVRGQTTAARQVAVKAETSAVVISTPLRKGATVRAGDVLCELDPGPRGAQLKEAQARREEARSRVPEAQASVAEAQARLEETLIKLNAAQKLGQGGFSSQTTLATAEATAAAARASVSSAKAGLNAARAGIDAADAAVASTQAEIDRLTLTAPFEGLLESDTAELGSLLQTGSLCAQVIQLDPIKLVGFVPETEIDRVIFGAQAQARLAAGNQKIAGTVSFVSRASDPTTRTFQVEIDVPNPDLSIRDGQTAEIAIAAAGVEAHLLPQSALTLNDDGTLGVRMINAENIVEFAAVDLSRDTPQGIWVTGLPAQANVIVMGQEYVTKGVMVTPSFRDEAPQ